The genomic DNA GAGCCAACCGCACACATGGGGCCTCTGGACCCCTCGTGTCACAGCGCCTTTGCCAAGGGGACACACAGATTGCTGACAGCAGACTGGGGACATCACTTGTGCTAAAAAGACAGCAACTCTcctctccgggcctcagtttccacctctGTCAAATGGGAACATGGTCACTGTTACAGCCACCTCCTGGGGCCCTTGTGAGGCTCAAGTGGAACAATACATCTGAGAGAAAACCTAAGGAAACGCCAGGCCCTTGTACTGAATAAGGACCGAAATGGAAGTTTCCAGGGGCAGGGCCTGTGTCCACCAGGTTCCCTGCTCTTTTCTCAGTGCAGCGCGGGGTCCAGCCGATAGCAGGCACCCAGAACTTATTTGTTGAATGTTAGTGGCTAACATGTCATGTATACTTACGTTCCAAGCACCGTGCTAAGAATTTCCCACGTACgtactcttttaatttttacaataatagggcagcccggtggctcagcggtttagcaccgcctttggcccagggtgtgatcctggagacccgggatcgagtcccacatcgggctccctgcatggagcctgcttctccctctgcctgtgtctctgcctctctgtgtgtgtctcataaataaataataataataaattcttaaatcttTACAATAATATAGATACTGTTGTCATCTCTATTTAGAGATAAATGGAAGCACAGAGCCCACGGCCCTGCCACGAGTAAGACGTAGAGCTGGGCTTTGAACCCAGGCTGTCTGGCTCTAGGGGCTGTGCTCTTGGACATAACTCTCCCTGCCTGAAGGGCTAAATGAGTGAACACATGAATTAATGCATGTGGACATTTATGAATGAGTTCTGGGGTTCAGACTTCTCAAATCCCTGCTCTGGGGACACAAGctgaagcttctctctctctctctttttattaatgtatcaGCAGGTTCCAGGATTTATAGAAGGTGTGTCACAAATGCCACGGTGCATCCAGAACTGGCCTTATCACCTTCCTCCCAAGCcgctcatccatccatcctcttcctctcccaatgTCAGCTCACACTGTCACCGAGGACAGTTGCCCAAGACAGACACTTCCGAGTCACCGTTGAcacctttctttctcttacctGGACAGTCTCCGGGTCTGTTCCTCCAGGGCCCAGCAGAAACTTTTTCTCATGCCAAGTTCATCCAGATGTCCCCCCATCAGCCTCCAAGTATAACAGCCCGCCGAGGCCCCTCTGTGCTTTAAGACTGCGTGAGAAGTTGGcgcccccatcccatcccactgTGACGGGATTCATGGTTCGTCTCCTGGTCCAGCAAAGCTAACGCTGCAAAGTGAATTGAccaaaacttagtagcttaagACAAAatcacttcattatttttttttctcccagctttGTGGGTCTACTGGACCCAAAGAGGGATTCTCTCTCAGGTTTTTTTGTGGGGTTGCAGTCATGGTGAATGGAGGCGGGGCGATCTAGAGGCTTCCTCGTGCACATGTCTGGCAGTTGACACCGGTTGTCAGCTGGAATCTCAGTTGGGACCGGTTGGCCAGAACACCTACGCTCGGCCTTTCAACGTGCCCTGGGCACAGCCTGGCAGCTGGATTCCAAGAATAAGTGTCTCTAGAAATAGGAAGTGAAACCTACCAGTCTCTTAAGATTGAGGTCATTTCTACCATATTCTGTTGGTCAAGCAGTCACAGAACCAATATCTAAGGGGAGGGAATATAAAAGGAGAGGATTTGGGAGGGGaagtatgttttaaagattttaaaaatttatttatttgttcatgacagacagagagagagaagctctcCTACGCTTCAGCTCTCAACTCCCTTGGGGACCCTTTCCTGGCAGCCCAAAGGTCAAAGCCCTGGTTTCTTGATTTTCCCCAAAGTCATGTGTCAAGATGAGGGAGACATGCCCTGACTCATGGGTGATGGGAGGGGGTGCGATGTTGCAGTGCGGGCCGAGAGCAGGTGACTTCCAGCTGCACATCAGACCTCTCTGCTCTCCGGGGCCCTTCAGCCACCCTGGTCCCCCAGCCTCCGTGGACCCCATCTTCCCACCAGACTGCTAGACCCTCTGCCCCCTCAACCCACTcacctctcctttttcctctcgTCCCCTAATTCCACATCCTTTTGTACAAAGAACAATTATGTTGCCCCCCTCCTTCCCAATGCATCCCAGCTACGTCCAGGGGGTGCTCCCTTCCCATAGTTACATCTTTTTAGCCAAGAGAGCTGCTGAACACAGGCAGTTCCCTCCCCGAGGAGGAATTCAGTGCCCAGAATGTTCCTCCTTCATCACTCTTGGAGTTGGAAAGGCCCCAAGAGATCCTCTCGCTCAACATCTGACCACGTTCCTGGGAGCAGCATTACTTCCCACGTTGGTCATAGGTGTGTCGTAGAGGTATTGTGGTCAAATATACGTGGGGGACTCTGGTTAAGGTGGAACACGCCTCCTCTACCTGTAGCACCATCAACTAGCACTTTCTATAAGCAAGGAAATTCTCCAGATGCTGCATGGTGACCACAGCTACATGTGTCTATTGAGCCTTTTCAATGTGGCTGGTGAGATGGAggtaatgaattttaaattttaatggactttaattaattttaaataatcacatgtaactagtggctaccatattggacagcccAGGCTCAGAGTCTTTAATATTCTATAGGTGTTAAATGGTTTTTCCCAACATGTTTGGCCAAAgattcagtctctctctctcctctctctctctctctcttttttttaattgtgtgctattaacctttttttttttttttttttttttttgcggtgTGGGTAATGCTCCTCTGGTCCAACCCTTTTTTGACAGATGAAGGAACTGATCCCTAGAAGGAGAAgagactttcccaaggtcacacagcaagtcagaTGCCCCTCTGTGACTTGAACTCAGACCTCGTCTGTCTGCTAGTCTAGCTCTGCCCCCCTGATCTTTAGATATCTCTCAGGGCTGAAGCTGAAAGGAAGGACAGACACTGAGTTGGCTTGACGTTCAACACTGTAGCAGGACCTCACACACACAGGGACTCCTTTCATCCTCTCAATAATCTTGTGAGGTGGGAATTAGTCACCCCAATAtacacatggggaaactgaggctcagagagaggaagtgacttgcccaaagccataTATGCGGCCATACTTGAAATGAGCAGAGCTGTGTCCCAAACGTACAATCAGCAGGAAAAAGGTGGGGAAGGGCCAGGAAGGAGAAGAATAAGCCTCCATAAACAATGAACAAAGaattggggtgggggtaggagcaCAGGGAACTGGCTTGGACCCAGAGAAAAATCAGGATAAGCAGAGAAAACGTTTGTGTAAACCAAAGCTAAAAATGACCCCAACCAACGCAGTCCAGGGGTGGGCGGGCCTCTGGTCTTGGGTGGCCATTGCATGGGTTGGCCGGCATCCAACGGGGAGTATGGGGTGGGCAGCTGGTGTGAAAGCTCTGGCCAACGGGGACAGCCCTGACAAGCTGGCAGGTGGGAGCACCAATCGGGTCCTGTCTTACATGGGGCTTGGATTACAAGGTGTAAAAGTTGTTTATAGCAGCAGAATGAGGGAAGAGCTGGGTTGCCTTGACCCAAGCTTGCGTAAACACTGCAGTCACAGACTTGAGCAAATGAGCAATGGCTCGTTGGAAAGAAAGGATGACTTAAGAGCCCTCCACCAGTATTGAGTAATTGGGGACAATGGAAGACATTGTGCTGTGTGGGTAGTAGGAGCTCCACCATGGAGATAGGCAAGCCCTCTTGTCTGGGAAGAGGGGGGCTGGGATGGTGTTTAGACCCGCTGCCTGGACTGGGGAGGCTTCACTTTCTCCACCCTCCACATTGGTCTTAGAGAAGCTACCCACACCCCCATTCTCGGCCTGATCCCCCAGCCCTGGTCGAGGGCGGTGGCCCCTGGCCCTGGGGTGGCTGCCAACTGCAGCTGCTCCATCAGGTTCACTTGCCTTGAATTTGCGATTAAGACCCAGGCGCCAGTCCCTGTTGACTGTTTGAACCGAAAGGACCCAAAAAGTTGGACCGGAGTCAGCCAGGAGCCCTTCCAAAATGAGTGcacagggggcgggggtggaagGGGCGGGTAacggcatttttttcttttctggttctgCTTCTGGCCCCTGGGGAGCTTCTGCCCCTGTGTTGCACGAGGATCCTGCCAGTagccccccctcaccccccatctATGCCTGAGTGGGCTGGGCTGAGTGGGTTCCTGTCCTTGTAGCTGAAGTGAGGCCTGCGTGTGCTTGTGTGTCCGGgttggtggggcgggggggggatcGTGCATTAGATGGAGAGCCTGTGTGCTTTGTGAGGCGCATCCCTGACTGTTCTCTGACTCCGAGTCTTCCCACTTGTGTGGGGAGCGGTTGGAGGAGCAGAGGCTCTTCTGATGGCCGGCTTTCTGTGGCAATTCTAAGTGCCTcaaaaaaaagccacatttacTCAACGAGTCAGTCATCCATTCTGCAGATGTTTATGGAATACCTACTACAGGCCAAGCATTGTCCTAGGCAACAGGGATGAAGCAGTGAATAGAAtagacaaaaccaaacaaaacccttTATACAGATTGGCCT from Canis lupus dingo isolate Sandy chromosome 2, ASM325472v2, whole genome shotgun sequence includes the following:
- the LOC112660465 gene encoding uncharacterized protein LOC112660465; translation: MLRSGFHLPRVRGRSLEGRAGCWKLQKLGTGGTCQLDPSRSGAFAKLKAVVCQTWPDPRSPAAGPNLESRGGRGRAPRPSRKGSRIYRRCVTNATVHPELALSPSSQAAHPSILFLSQCQLTLSPRTVAQDRHFRVTVDTFLSLTWTVSGSVPPGPSRNFFSCQVHPDVPPSASKYNSPPRPLCALRLREKLAPPSHPTVTGFMVRLLVQQS